From the Dermacentor variabilis isolate Ectoservices chromosome 5, ASM5094787v1, whole genome shotgun sequence genome, the window aacgcacgtgtaatgcgaagacgtgggatcgttcctcacctgcggcaagttgttctttcatccactttagtcggaaataatttataatttcgttaattcaattagtaagtacaagtaattttccgtatgttgtccatggtgtctttgttggctgctCATGATACGATtagtaaaaatcgggcccctcggtttacaTATGTTCTagtgtgtaaatatatatatatatatatatatatatatatatatatatatatatatatatatatatatatatatatatatatatatgagaagtgATGGGTGTAGGTGCTCATCACATCACTGACAGCAGGACAGTGTACGGGCGAGATATAAAAAGGAAAACTGCAGAATTATTAGCTATTCGGTACCTACAAAATTTCGCAGCTATAGTGATCAGATTTTGAATGCGTCGAGAATGAAGTATCCCAGGTGCAATCGAATAGTGCAATCACTTGCATGACATGCCGGAATATTATTCATGGGGGAGCATGTTTATTAGATTCCGAAGGAACGTTTACACCATATTGAACCACCTGCATTTAATTTGTCCCATATTGATACTTAGCATCCTTCCGCATTCCTTCTTTAATAattaaaagagaagaaagggggttaaccgaggggcctgttttgattagtcatatcataagaagccaaaaaacactgacaccacggacaacataggggaaattacttgtgcttaacaaatgaaactTATTCATTTATCGTTtgattatttcatttattaagcacaagtaatttcccctgtgttgtccttgatgtTAGTGTTTTTTGGCTGCTTAAGATACTTTAATCATTAGGTCATCTTTAGGCTGCCTGTGATTTGCAGTGGTACAGGGTATGTGCTGAGCCGTGCAATCATGTCAGAGCCGTTACGCTAATAGCGACTGCCGTGCTCATAATTTATGCCACGCGCACCTGATTTCATTTTTAAATATTCGTATACTTTTATTTTAGCACCTTATCCTGAGATAGTCGTTCCATATTCCACATTCTAAACGTTGCACAAGCTTGTTGTTGTTTGCAATCTTCGATTTTGGGAATATTTACTGTTTGTGTCTATATACGGAGTATACTGTTCACGAAATGCAATGCGCGTTGTCATATGTATATGCATCGTACCAGGGAACCCTTGCGAACTCCTCCTTTGTTCGGCAGACAGCCAATTTGAACCAGACCTTTACATACACACTCTTCTACGTGTATCGTGATCGTGTATCGATATTCGCGATCACAAAAGCGGCGGACGCCTCCGGACACATGCTCGATTCTCTCCGTGCGTGACGCTGCCATTGCGCGTACTTCGGCGAAAGGCATCCATGCATAGCCGTCAAAGTGCCGGAAAGACCGTGCTGTTACCAGCCGCTAAAGTGGACGTCGTTTAGGCTCACTGAGAGAGGCGACTGACAAGGGCACATCCGGAGAAAGCAAAATTTACAACTCACTATTATAACGTGAATTCAGGGCGTCGACAGGAGGGAGGATAGGTGTCATAGCAATGGCCCGATCAGCAGAAGAATGGCGTTCGCCCTCGTTCGTGCATGTGAAGAAATGACCGttagtgcggaaaaaaaaaacagatcggTTGCACAAAAGTGAGCGAGCTTAAACCATTGCACGTTTACAGGAAGGTCTCGTATACGAACGTCGTTGCCTCGGATAAGTGTGCTGGTCCTACGCAGTGGCGATGACAATGATAATGACATTGGGGCATGAAGGACGTTGTGCTCTGGTGTCACGGTAAATAACGTATGTGCCGTCAGGACAAATCACCTACGAGACACACAGGAAGTGGAGAAGAGATTACGCACGAAAGTATAGCTCACGCTGAGCGAGAAGGCAAATGAAGACGAATAAGAAGGCGATTGTATGGGCCTCTCTTTAGTGCACGGAGGCAACCGGTGCGTTAACGAAAGACAAATGAGGGACTTGTGGGAATCGGTAATAAGACGCAACGCTGGGTTAGCGAAATTTCATTCGGAGGGATATTTAAGAGTGTTTTTTTTAAAGTCATGTCACATGTAGCAATTGCTTCGGCGTGGAGTGGCAACATTTATGTATGTGTGATGGTTTAATGAGGCGGGCTCTCCCTGCTCATTTAATTCTTCGAATTGCTTGCGAATGCTTGAAAGGCCAAAAAACAAGTTGATGTCATTCGCTCCCGTGAACAGCGTACCCAGAAAGCCCGAGGGCGCAAACGGTCGTGAAAGATACATCTACTCGCGGAGAACCGTGGGCGATTGCTAAAGCCACGCAAGATAGCACCACACTTTGGAGTTAGTAAGGACGCGGCCCGAAGCTGGGCGCTTAAGTTTTCCTCAGAACTATTTCGGTTAAACCGCAGCCTCTGAGATAACCAACAATTTTGCTTGCGCTCTGTCCGATCTCGGAGGTAATGTCATGATTAGAATTCGCAGTGGTGCGAATGACCACTCAATGTTAACAGCTGAAATGCGAGTACGGTTTGAGCGAGGATCTGCCAAAGTCCTTATTGACTTTGTGTACAGTCTCCACTATACTTCACAATGTCTCGCCCGACACATAGCTACCGACCATCAAATAAGAAATAATATCGAAGAAAATGCTGCACCGCGGTCGCGGCAGCCATCGAATTCAGGACCTTACGCGAACCCGAAATACTTTCTGCGCCATGACCTTATAAGCAAATAATGGGTTCAAGCGAGCTGCCGCTGCTTGCAAAACATGCAGCATGTATTGGAGGAATACAAAGGTGTCGACGAATCCTTTGCATCTGTGCAAAGAATACCGGATAAAAAGTTCCTAATTATAACTATAGAGAAACATAATGCGGTTTCTCGATAAACATCGATAAATATGGTGAATTCATTGCGTAACAACGGAGACGACTACGGTGATGAGAATAATTAGAACGGGTTGTCGACGTTACAAATATAGATTGCGGTATATTTCCAGCTTATCTTCTGGTATGAGAGCGAAgttcattttcttgtttttctgcgtGAAAAAAAGATCATTTTCACCTCCACCATGATCATAACTACCACCACCCATCCCAGAACCCCCTGCACGGAACACCAccaccacaatcatcatcatcatcatcatcatcatcatcatcatcatcatcatcatcatcatcatcatcatcatcaagtcgACCTGCTGCACGAACAGCGCTCCTATAGAATTACAATTTACTGTTTTCTCGTCTACAGGACGATACATTGCTTTCTTCCTTATTGATCTTCAGTATGTCATTTTTCGTCGAGCCGCTCTACCTCAGAATGCACTGGTACGTAAACAAAGTCGCAACGTCGTTTGTGGATATCAGCGGTTCAAAAAACAGCACGCTTCTATACAGTGCGTCCGCGCTCACCTTGAAATCCCTCCTGAAGCTCACGCATACGCGTTCAGTGGCTGCTGTCGCAGTGGGTAAGATCACACCGCGCCGACCCCCGCCGTGCAGATCTGAGTTCCAAGTCCACGCAAAGCACGCGTTCCAGGAATTCCACGAGCTGCTCTTCGACAAGTAATCCACAGGCACCCGCGATATTGCTTAGCTTCGATCCAGCATCGACTCGTATGCCTGcagagagatgaaaaaaaaacaaaaaacaagaacaacaaagaatTGGTCTCACAAACACACAGGGAAGCACTGTATAGCGCACTGTAGGGTATACTTTGATACTACAATCTGTAGGCACTATGGCACCTACACATTTATGCACGCCATTTATGCGGCTTGCACTGGAAGAAAACTCAGAGTTAATATTAGAACTGTTACTAACGGCTGCCGGCAGTAGACGTTTCGGGAATATGGCAATGCGATCGAAGGGTAAGGACGAGAAAAATCACTGACGATCTAGTGGGAGCCACGTGATgctttgaggcaacaacaacatcaacgacaacaacaacaacgtgaGGCGCTGTCACGGTCCGGAAAACTTGTAGTTATTATAAAATTGCCTCAAAGCAAGCCTTTCTTCGTCGCCGACATATGAGAGCACATTTTCGCTGGAGTTGAGTGCGCGTCACACATTATATGTTGGATTATTCGCTCCGGCAACGAGGTCTGAGCGAGACGGAACCAGCCGTGCCAAGCATGTTCACGCCGATGTTCGGCCGGCGTTCACGCCAAGCCTGCTGCAGCGCATGCGCAGGGGCGCGGACTAGGATTCGCATGCATCCGAACAAACGGACATGACGCGAAAAGGCACGAAGCGAAATGAAAAACGAGTAAAATAGAAAAGGAAAGTAatgtgaaagaaaacaaaataactgGGAACGGTGTTTCTctattttgtatttctttttttttttctaccttctTTTTGCGAATACAGGGAAGCGCCGCGTGGTCAGTTCTGGCGGGTTCTCGCAGAAGCTACGCAACGGCGAGGGTACCGACAAGAGGCGGGACACGGCGTTCCGGTACCGTATCCGGCCGCGACTATGAGCGATCActtccgcaaaaagaaaaaaaaaacgaaaaaccgCCGCTAACGGACAGGGTGCGCACACGCACCGGCGGCAGGAGGCCACCGCGCCAACAGCCTCCCCTCAAAAAACGCCTCAACAACACCTCCTTGCTCGCGCGCGTTTTCCTTTTCGTCACCGAGCGCTCGAATCTAATTATCAACCACGCTCCGTTGGCCACAACAGAGACCCGCGAGCGCCCACACTGCGTTTCCCTCGCTCTTAttgtttattattgttattttgtttcctttccaCCGCTGTTTTCACTTCGGAGGCTTAACGCGCGGACACTTGCCGCACATGACGTTCGAGAGCGGTCACGCGCGCGCTCGGACGCCAGCCGCCGTGTTACGCGCGCGTGCCCGTAGCCAGGCATTGTCTGGCAGGGCCCCCTGACGGACGAAACAAATCGTAGCCGGATGACTTCCCGGCGCGCTATGTAGGTGCATTTCGCACGGCTGTCGGCTCTTCCTCGACGTTGTAGCAGACGCGGACGAGTACTGCGGCGTAGACAC encodes:
- the LOC142582760 gene encoding uncharacterized protein LOC142582760 isoform X2, giving the protein MCQQGRDDALKWRLLVAATSQLASAVGVASRHVSIRVDAGSKLSNIAGACGLLVEEQLVEFLERVLCVDLELRSARRGSARCDLTHCDSSH
- the LOC142582760 gene encoding uncharacterized protein LOC142582760 isoform X3, with the translated sequence MASAGGRHVTAGKCCRGCIASRIRVDAGSKLSNIAGACGLLVEEQLVEFLERVLCVDLELRSARRGSARCDLTHCDSSH
- the LOC142582760 gene encoding uncharacterized protein LOC142582760 isoform X1, coding for MNITFQTTVGMCFGIRSRRRSEMASAGGRHVTAGKCCRGCIASRIRVDAGSKLSNIAGACGLLVEEQLVEFLERVLCVDLELRSARRGSARCDLTHCDSSH